Proteins encoded within one genomic window of Ottowia sp. SB7-C50:
- a CDS encoding CoA-binding protein: MPRTPDTISTLRRVLAECRTLAVVGLSPQWHRPSFFAASYMQSHGYRIVPVNPVVAASGGQILGERAFASVREADAAIRAEGGRIDMVDCFRRSEDIPPLAEDAIAIGARCLWLQLGVAHEAAARQAEDAGLDVIQNRCVKIEHARLFGGLGWAGVNTRVISARRPTVLPY; encoded by the coding sequence ATGCCCCGCACGCCCGACACCATCTCGACCCTGCGCCGCGTGCTGGCCGAATGCCGCACGCTGGCGGTGGTCGGCCTGTCGCCGCAGTGGCACCGGCCCAGCTTCTTTGCCGCCAGCTACATGCAGTCGCACGGCTACCGCATCGTGCCGGTCAACCCGGTGGTGGCCGCCAGCGGCGGGCAGATCCTGGGCGAGCGCGCCTTTGCCAGCGTGCGCGAGGCCGACGCCGCGATCCGCGCCGAAGGCGGGCGCATCGACATGGTGGACTGCTTTCGGCGCAGCGAAGACATCCCGCCGCTGGCCGAGGACGCCATCGCCATCGGCGCGCGCTGCCTGTGGCTGCAACTGGGCGTGGCGCACGAAGCCGCCGCGCGGCAGGCCGAGGACGCGGGGCTGGACGTGATCCAGAACCGCTGCGTCAAGATCGAGCATGCGCGCCTGTTCGGCGGCCTGGGCTGGGCCGGGGTGAACACGCGCGTGATCTCGGCGCGACGGCCCACCGTGCTTCCGTATTGA